The genomic interval TATACCTgggttaaagatttttttaaaaaatcctaaagcAGGGGGGCTTGGATGTTGCCCAGCAACAATTAATACATAGAGTACAGCCTGATCAGCCACACAGGTTACCTGGGCACAATCTTCTGTACCATGGCGAGACtgtgtttctatttaaattacagCAATCATTTCTAAATTTGCACTTAGCAGAGGCGAACTGTACGCAAATCTATGTCTTCTGTCCTCTTTTTAAAGTgatgtgtttcttctttttttggcaatATAGTCAATGTCCACCTTACCTGTAAAAATAGAGGGAATATGAACAAATGGTGTCAGTTCCACATTTAATGGCAAGTGCAGAAGTAACTGCTCTTaatacaagcaaaacaaaatcaaaagcaCTGGAAGCAGGTCTGAGTTAAATTAATAGgtgttctttcctttttctattcCCCTTAAAAGACTGGCATATGAACCACACGCCCAGCCACTCCAGCACGAAGTACAACACTCTCAGCTGCTCTCGCTCCTTCCACAACCTCTCCCATCTGCCCCCATCCTACGAGACGGCTGTCAAGTCAGAACTCAACCGCTATTCCTCTCTCAAACGCCTGGGTAAGCTGGGTCATTTAGAAATTGAGTATGGGACATTTGTTTCTAGAAGAATAACCATTTGGTtatgtctaaataccctaaaggcatcagataccattggatctttgaagctaagcagggtcagccctggttagtacttggatggggcaCAGCTAAAGAATTCCAACTGTTGTAGGCTATGTTGcattagaaaaccccatgaaattaatgggggTGCCATAAGTTGTCAAGTgactgttctgggcaccacaattcaaaaaggatgttgagaagctagagggtgtccagaggagagtgaccaaaatggtgaagggtttggaaaccatgccctatgaggagtgacttggggagctggatatatttagcctggaaaagagatgattgagaggtgatatgatagctctgcttaaatacttgaaggggtgttatattgaagaatggagctaacttgttttctgctgctccagataagaGGTTCCAcagcaatggatccaaactacaggaaaagagattccacctcaacattaggaggaatttcctgacagtaagagctgttcaacagtggaacacatttcctcagagtgtggtggagtctccttctttggaggattttaaacagaggctagatggctatgtgttggggatgctttgattgtgtgttcctgcatggcagaaggttggactggatggcctttgtcaTCTCTTCCACTTCTGCTGATTCAGTttctatgacttgaaggcacatacgcacgcacgcacgcacgcgcacgcgcacacacacacacacccctccttgATTCCCAAAATTAGTAATTGGTTATCCAATTAGTCCAGGTCCTGATACTGTGAAAAGTATTTCAATACCCCACTTTCCttaattttatatgtttatatctGTCAGTATTTTGTCCTTGAATGCTACAAGATTACCCTGTAGCATTCAATCCTCTGCCTTGTTTGCAGAATTTTAGAAGGATCCAGATGATGTCTTCCATTTATTACTTCCCTGTGTTttccagagagccagtgtagtatagtgtcttgagtgttggactaaggcttTGAGAGatgaggatttgaatctctgcccAGCTATGAAtatccactgggtaatcttgaacaaatcacactctcccagtttttaaaaaaaggcaatggcaaaccccctctgaacaaatcttgccaagaaaagcatgACAGGTTTGCACTAGGATAGCCATAGgtttgaaattacttgaaggcaaacaataacaattTTTTATTCTAAACCAAAAATTTAGTAGGAAGAAAATGTAAAGTTGCAGAGTGCTTTTTGATTAGTAACAGAAGATGTCTTCTATGTGGAAAGATGCTTTATGCAAGAATGAAGGTGGAGACATACATGTGGCTGCCCTGTCACATCTGGATCTATTTTGGCTTTGAAGGACAATCCATTTGTAGCCTGATCTGATAATTCTCTTTCTTATCTGTTCTTCTGATTCAATGATAGCAAGGCTAGTCAAAACAGGTAGTTTTTAGCTCTTCCTAATAAATGGTCTTCTCTTACAGACTACAAATGGAAATGTATTTCACTTTCCATGCTGTCGTGGATATTTTATTGCAAATGCCTGTGGGgttttttcaaatgaaaatgaaatgaaatataaaattgttcttaaaacaaaatgaaagactaAATTGTGCATATCCTATGGATATGCTTTGCTGTGTTCTGCCCACACTAGTCAACCTAATGTAGCTGCTCTTGGTGGGACCATCTGAAGTTCACTAAATACTCTGTATAATTAAGAAGTATGCTTATAAAAGTATAtaactaactttttaaaagttagggttttttgaactacagttctctGAATTCCCCAGAGAGCATAGTCAGTGACAAGATGCTGGGTTAGATGAATAGTTAAAGGACCATCTCCTCCTTTATGTTTTGGACCAACAAATACTGCAAGAGACAAAATACATCACCAGAGGGCCATCCTTTTGCAGAATGTGCCCATGTGACCATGCAGGTTTGGgagcatgggatttgtagttcaaaaacaaCTGCTCCAAGATCTGCTGTAACTGTTATAGTGAGCAATAGTTCAAGACTCTGATTTTTTTCTGTCTTAGCATTAAAAcgttttccttcctttttaaaaaatgaaagatgggtgtattaatataatattataattcaACATagcttatgttttaaatgttaatgcTATGTTTAAAAATGATTGTTTGAAAAACACATTAGAGCCACTGGCTCTTAGCAACACAGTCAATGGTTAAAGACCAGAATGAgtcttttcaaaattatttttgaaacatAACCTTTTAGCATTTGTGCTGTTAGTGTTGTGCCTCTCCTTCAGTTGAAAAAAGATATCTGGGAAGGAGTTTAACAgttaatagaaaaaaataatttaaaataaataaatggagttATCTGATAGCACCCTCCAAAAGCATGAATAATGAATGTATGCCCAGATTAAAAACCCAAtccctgcaaaaaataaaataaaatagtaaccGATATACAGTTGCTATTCAGCTAGtttgtttctctggttttatttttggaaattgcaaatgttttattggaatgttttttatgatgtttttaacttggtatgttttatattgtatactgtTTGATGTGTccatgttgtaacccgctttgatctttggaaaagcgggctagaaatatacagtattattattattattattattattagtgttaagGGTATTTGCTACTTGTAGAGATTGTTCTGACAAAAGTTGGATTTTCTGCAGGATGAAAAATGACAGTGAACAAAAACAGTTGTCAGTGACTGGATGATGCCGTTATATTGGTATCACATGAAAATATGTGAATGAAGCATGGCAATTCCACTCTGTACACATAAAATGGAAGCACCCTCTCCACTTTTTCATCACcgtgcattttatttctttatcttctttttctgatTGTCTATTAGCTCACCTCCCAATCATCCAATgacatcttgcttatttcccctGTCTCCCAGCAGCTGAGAAGGACTTGGATGAATTCTATGCCAAGAGGCGGCATCTTGCCGAATTGACACGAGGGACCCTGCCCTTACATGCAATGAAGATGAACTACGACAGGGATGACTACTCAGAAAAGTCACACAATCCACGGCGTGTCATGTCACAGGAACACATTCTTTCAGATGGTGGCAGTGGAGGGGGAACGTACCGTCCCTCACACTATGACTATACTATTCCACGAGAGCGTGTCATATCTCACGAGCGCCTCCTCTCCCGTGAAAACTTGCATTCTCAAGAGCGCTTGCTATCACCTGAACGTCTCCATCAGCGCACAGGGCCCTTCCAGGAGATGCATTTAGGCCAccagaaggctctctctcaaaCCAATGTGTGTGCCAGCAGTACCCCCATGCTTGAGCACCATCACATGATAATGAAGAACTCTCACCCCACCTCCAATAATTCTCCCAAGACAACTGCTCCTTGGGAAGCCAGTACTAGTCAGGCTGCCACACGGCGCCAAGGCTTTGCAGCCAAGAGGCAAAGCACCATTGATCAAGTCCAGTTCCTCCCTGGGCTTCACCCAACCCAACACCTCCCTACTGGAAgtaagaatgaggtcactgtgtGAGATGTCCCTGTTCCCCAACTCAGGTTGATTTGACTTTCCAAGGCCATATTTCTCTCTTTTGAGCTCCATCCCACCTATTCTTTGGTGCTCACCATTTTTTCTTAGGGTTACCTTCCCCACCtctttggtttatttatttttttagcccTAAGGCCTCCATCTTGGTTGATGTCAAAGCCCAGCCAGGTCTTTGCTAATGGTGCCATCATAGTCATAACTGGTTTTTGATGATGTCCATTTGACCTGCCAGGTCTTGACAATCTTTGATGATGATGTTGGCTGTAGGGATCTGGTGATGTCAGTGCTATGTCAAGGCACAATGATATCAAGGCCTGCTTGGTTTCTCAGAGGGCATTGACTGTGCTATATTGGTCAGCTTCTGAAATGTCAAAATGAATAGGTCTCATGGTACTGATGCTGCTGCCATCATCACTGCTGTCCAGATCTGATGATCCCAAGGCTGAATTGATTGTTAGTGACTGGGCATGTGGACCCTTCATGACATCAATAATGTAGCCTTGATAATAGCTCTGGATGTCACAATTGCCAGGCCCCACCTgtctttcataataataataataataataataataataataataatagcatcatCCATCAACATTTGATGGCATCATTGATGTGGGCCTTGTCTCAGACTTTTGAAGACTGAAGACAACACCTATGGATTTATTATGAGGTTGGCATCTTCTGCCTCTAATACTCTAAATGCTGTGAGCTTTGCCAGCCCTTATGGATGCGCCATTAATTGACTGATACCATCGACACCAGCAGTGGTGTCAACACTGTGGACTCAGCTGCAGATGATACAAGCGCTGTGGGTCTTGTTGACCTCTGATGTTTTCGCCATCAACATTTGATGGTTTCAACACTGTGGACCTTTGATGACATCAACATTGTGTCACTTGTCAGTTACAGATGATGTCAATGGAGATAAAGGTTTGTCCGTTTATAGGATATAACCTTGCAGTGCATCACATGGACTGATAGTTCTATAGGTATTGTTAGTATTATACAATGTTGGGGCAAATCAATCATGTTGATGTTTGAAGAGGCCTTGTCAACATTTGATGAAAGTACTGCCAATCTTGATCATTAAGAATAATGTCAAGGTTCCTGTGCCTGTCACCTATTGAtgatttcagcacaatggactcAGCCAGGAGCTACACATATTAAAGTAGCCAGACTTGGCAATGATGCTGACTTTTTGGTGACTTCATCACTGTGGGCCTCATCCAGCATTGTTGGCATCACTGACTGCTTTGAGGTCCTCCACCTTGGATGAAGTCACCTCTCTGGGGCTTCATCTGTTTTACAGTATGGGTCACCATCTTGAACCTGGTCCAAATCTGTACCTTTGTAGGATATCAGGGATACCTGGTCCTGGTAGTGCATATAGTGAGGTCAGAATGTTTTCCTGATGATATGCTTTGCTCACACTGTGGCCAAGTGGACAGATGAAAGCCCCTTCCTCACTTCTTCCTTCCATGTGCTTCAAGACAGGAAAAGTGGAGAATGGGGGCCATCTTGTCTTGTTGCATCAAGGTTGGTCAGTGCTGAAGATGTAGGAAGTGGGATGTCATACAATACATGGTCCTTTGCCACTCTCATCCCACCCTTATTTTATAACTCTAATATGTCTCTGCCCATAAAATGATCTGAGGCAGGATCAGGTTCATCCCCTTTTACTGTACATATCTTTATATATtgctagcattctctgtcagTTTTTCTAGTGCTTTTAATTTACTTACCCATCACTGGGGCCATTCATCAATGCCTCCTCTTCAGTTCATGTGATTGTAGTTTTGAAAAAGTCTCAGCTCTTTCAAACACTGTCATGACTAACTTTCCCACAATTCCCCTGTTGAGGCTCAGGACTCTTTAAAATTTTACTCTGTATCAGTTCTTTTCTAGCTAAATGAAGAGACATAGAAGTATGGCAGACATTTAACTGGTCAGGGTATTTatttaacaaaaaacaacaatatttgaaaataatattaaaatattttgaaataaatttttactttttaaaatagtatctTTGTTCCCcagttttaaattaacattttggaatatatatggGCTATGTTAGGTGACAGATGTATTtggaataaaatattattttcggCTGCTCCTGTTATTAATTTCAAATTCTAATTCAGTTTTTCAAATTTAATCTGCACAGTTCATAAGGTATTGAAAACTAGATTTTAGTATTTATTTTAAGCAACAGTTTAATTACTGTGGTTTTTGAATACTgaatattttcatttgaaataCTGAGGGTGTGAAAAGACAACAGTTTCTGGTTTGGTAACTGCCATTCATTCCCATCCAGCCAAGCCCCTGTGGGCTAGTTTGAATGTTAAATTAAGACAAGCTTGAAAGTAATTGAATAAAAAATTAtctaattaattatatatattttcaatatgaTTTTAGAAATTGTGATGGTAACAATATTAATGGGGCTAGTAATGATTAACAGTACATATTATGCTGCTTTATTACCTTTGAGAGGCTGCTATTTTGGGCCATTTTTAGTaattctaaattattattttcttcagtgTAAAAGTAATATGTTATAATTATTTTAactaattaattatatatatttaactaAACTAATTAACATTAGTATCTTAACATTGGcactaacatttccaagctctgtgcagTACAAGACTGAAGGCAGGCAAGCATTGAACAGTGAACTCATCTGTTCCTTCTCTGGTGTAGCTATGAAGAGAAGCTCAAAAGTTTTCATATTAGATTAATTGTAGTTATGTAATCCAGACCCAGGCAAATCCGTGTTACCTAAACTATTCAAATAATAGTTTCTGAATCTGTATTTCTGAAGATTGTGGACATTTATGACTATTACAAATGTAATTGGTTTCCATATATAGATAGATTTCTGTGTTTCGTTTAGTTTTCATTGCTTTATTTTTCCCACCAAACCTTTCCTGCTCCATATTTTAGCATTCTGTTATGCTCCTATGTTACTTCTAGAGATCAGAGGTCTTTGTCCAATTGGAAATAGCCACAAATATGCCTGCTCTTTATTTTAGTCTCTAGCCTGATGGGTCCTTAGTAATTGTACATATCTACACATAGAAGGCCCAAGATGTTGTTCAGGATGCAGCGTTTTACTCCCAGTATCCCTTGGGATGGCAGATAATGTTACTGTTCCAGTCTAAAGCCATCTTGTGCACATCTCTGCCTCATTCCTTTCCTTAGTACCAACCCCCTTTTTCTTCCCCACCAAAGTCTAAACAAGGGCTAATGACTCCgccacccctttctttttctgGGGCTGGTGGGGTTATATTTTTCGTTTTTAAACATCTCAATGCAAAActtggaagaaggcaatggtggGGGTACTCTCACAAAAGACAGAGAACTGCCTGAGAAGATGGATTTTGAGGAACGGACACTTAGCTGGTACATATCCTGAGGAATTGCACTCAGAAAGGATTTAGGTTGAATCAATGCGACATATTTTGTTGCCTCTTGATATCAATAAACATTTCATCTTTTGGGGAACTCTTTTGATGTGGACTCATCCACTGTGCATCCTATGCACACTGTAGAGGATTCTGGGCCCATGCTTTAAATTCATACTTCAGTCTGCTTCAACTCAGACCCTTTAGCACTGCTTGCCTACATTAAATGGAATCAGAATTCAAACAATACATGCAATTCAAATAGAAGTAGTAGTCCTAGTGagttcctcctccttcatctatAAGATCCTCCTATAATGTTCACTTGTTTAGAAATTGATTCTGGCAACATCCATTAAGAAGTTTTGTAGCTTTGGACTGTTTTATTACTTCCAGTTTAGCACTGATGTGGGAATTAGTAACAAATAGGCTATTATTTGCCCGttaatttatttcagttaatTGCTCCAGTGTCAGTTTCTCTTCCAAACATTTCCAGGAGTGTAGCCATATAGTGCCACAAAGACTAAGAAGTTTTatctggcataagcttttgtggattccAGCCCATACGTCTGATGAACCAGACTTAGGCCCACAAAAACCTTATGCCAGACAAAACCTCTTAATCTTTTAAAGTGTCACTAGACATTTTTCTTTCGTAATTTGTGTTCCAGCACAATGAGTGTATGAATGCATGTGTGATCAATTACTGGTTTCctcttatcatttttaaaaaatattaaatagtgtcactttgttatttaaaagaagaaaaggaaaaaatattaacAAGAGGCTATCAGTCCTTAAAGCCTTTCTATCTGTTGGAACAGAAACTAGCATTTTAGACATCTCAATGAAAGCCCCTCATAAGATTCCAAGCAATCTCAGTTCCAAATCTTCAATTTGTTTTCACTACACATTtaaattactttattttaaatgctttccCCAAAGCCTGATAAACTGTTGTTTTACAAAGGGACTATGGGCTAGTGATCTGCTGTAGCATTTAGTGTTGGATTCAAATCAGAGAGATCTAAGTTTGACTCTTTGCACCATTTTGGCCCATTTAGTGACTTTGGACCAgacttatattttgttttgttttttatgagaAAAATGGGGAGATGAGAGAGTTATATACAGCCATTTCTTCCTTACTTGAAGATTAGTATTAATACCTAATAATCTCTCACATAATTCCAACTCCTCACAAACGTATAGTTCTTCACAAATTTACAGTGACTTGGGTAGCAGAAATAGTCAAATTAATTTCTACTCACTTAAAGTGTAGCGTACCTAGGCCTAGTGCAAGTACTACAGTAAGACAGTCAATGTATGTCAATATTTTAGAGACAGGTGTGTATCAGGAAAAGTGGCACAAATCTCAGGTTCATTTTAGAATTCCCTTTTCTTCAGGTTAAACTCAGCTGAGAACTTGGAACAACAGTAACAGACCTGCCCAACCATTAGGCAGAGGGAGGTTGGTGCCTTAGGTAAGAGATGCTGAATGAATGAAAAGACCAGAAATTGGTACAGTAGTTTAACAACAATATACAGTCAGTACTTTGTACCCATGGATtctgtgtccatggattcaaccatcgacatcttgaaaatattccctcaaaaataaattcccaaaagcaaaccttcgttttgtcattttatataagggacaccattgtatataatgggacttgagcatccatggatgctggtatccatgaggggtcccgcaaccaaaccccagcaaataccacgAGCCTATTGTAGTATTTTTTTATCGTTATTATTGTGTTTCTAATGATGGGCAGGTTATGAATGTGGGATTTTTGGCCTCAGATGTCAACATTTCTTGATTCGCCTTGCTTATCCTACAGCTTTACGTAGAGAAGGCAGACATTCACTGCTTTgactcaagcagcaaaatgccttgggctgGTCTTGAGCAGCAGATGTATTAAAAGAGATGGATTGCACTCTTAGCTTTATTGACCTAATACTGAATATTTGTAAGACTTCTAACCAATCTGAAGGCCAACAAAAACCTGAGGAAACATTATGAGGCTTGCAAGAGCAGGAGAAATTCCACACTTCCTTGATCTCCTGGGACaggtcaaagaaaaaaaaaaactggaccaGAAACTTGTGGAAACCATGGCCTCTAGCCCTATAAATGCTAGCTTTTGAAATACAGAAGGGGACATATTTGGAACTTCTGTCATTACTGAAAGATCCATGATAACAGAATGTACCTGATCTGAAGAATAAAAGTGTGTTTGAAGGTTATGCTTGTTCAGGGTTATTTCCCGTAGTTTAGGGCTTTACTGCACCAGTCATGCTTGTAATAAAAACATGGCAAATAACCACGTTTTAGGCAGCCATCACCACACCTCTCGCAATCGTGCAACCAGGGCTGCTGCCCCTATTACACTCTCTTTCTGAATTCTCCTTCAATCTCACTTCCCTGCCTTATATCCTACCCAACATACTTTTAGGAATACTTTTTTTATTCACCTCTTTTTTGTTTGTGTAACTTCGGAATTCTGCAGCCCCAAATTAACtctgaaaaagtaaaaaagaaagaaagaaaataattagaaaattgcagtttaaaaaccGTCATTTAAAGATGTTTGATTTGTAAACAttctgcatttattattattattattattattattaacctttatttatgaagcgctgtaaatttacacagcgctgtacatgcaatctttttagttagacggttccctgccctcaggcttacaatctaaaaaagacatgatacagaaggagaagggagtggtgacgagaaagggtaagaggtccagcagttcctctcaacctccgaggcctggaccaaggcagatggactggagggagggcaaggcttcataatggatggttaatcattatccagggaaaatacataatcacaagtaggataatacatatacagtacataggaatacaggaaatggatcgataaacattTGGATGTTTGATTCTTACAAATGGGTtagctgcaattcccaggattataCTCCTCCAATATAAATCTGGATAGTAGTTGTGACATGTTGTGTTGAACAGCTGGAACTGAGGGCCAGAGCAGTGAACATGATGGGAAAGGTGGGGTTGAGGTAGCAAATAATTCCTGTTTAGTGGTTGTTAGCTTTGGTTTGTGGGCTCACAACATGCAAATTCTACTTTGTTAATTCCCAAGTGCAGGAGTACTGTAATCCCATCTCATCTCTTTTATTATAACAAGTCATAGGATGCGTCTccctaaaagaaaacaaaatggttttaGCAGAATACGTTTATATGCTCCTCACAAAGGAGAGATGATGGAGTACAGTGTCAATAAcccatgtgtgtgtgagacagagagtTGTTAGTCTGTGGTGAGTCAGAGAGATATTGGCCCATCCTATGACAAGTTAGCATTTATTAGAAGaatgtatgtgagagagaaagacaatTGTGAGGTGGTTTGCATTCTTTGTAGGAATGTATGTGGAAGGATTATTGAATGTGTGAAGAAAATTTAGAGGGGAGTAGGGAGTGTACATGTTTATGTTTCTTGGTATAAAAGCATTGGCTAATAGGGAAGACTGCTTCCTCTCTTTTGTTGCTGGTTCTAGCTAGCATTTCTCACATCTGTCCAAACTAAGCTTATTTAAAGGGAATTATGATGCTGCTCTCCGTTTTTTGTGTGATACAGTGAAAATCTTTAGAACAATCTCTTCCTATGGAATTGCCCTGGagcttcttcctttttaaagcaGATTTGTATTTTCCATTCCTCTAGAATCAGTATGGAGCTTTACTCCTTCTAAAATTCTGCTGAAGATCCCATACTTCAGATGAGAGGAGATCTTTGTGTATGCAAGACTGACCAGATCTTAACCCCTTTTGCTTTCTTTAAATGCCTCCCTCAATGTAAAATTAAGTTGGTATTTGCCTCCTTCTGGATATTATTTAGTCCCTTCATCTAGAATGAAATAGGACATCTTCTTCAAAAGGCCCTTTGTTTTACAGTTCAGGTGAGCGTGCTAAATTCTCTCCTTCTGGGTAGATTTTCCTCTTTGTCTGTAGTTAGTTCAAACCATATCCTTCCAACTACTTCCAATGTCAAGCTGAGGAGCCCCCTTGTGTGACAAAATTCTGGATAACTTCCATTGCCTGTTGGCATGCATATACATCAAATGCTACGTTTTTGTTGATTacaattttgctttcttttgatttttaataatagaagaaaaagaactgtgtataatatatatatctgtatctgtatTGAACTGAGACTGTTTGGGAGCCAACGGTGTCTCTTTCTGTCATATGCCATttgacaaaaaattaaaataagccaTACACATGGTCATACCAGCAGACCCAGACCTAGAGGAATCAAGTAATCATCCCATTTCACCAATGGGATGAGAAGGACTTAAATGCGGGTGGGTTTAATCATGAAGAAGACTTAAGTCATGTTGGGAAACCCAACAAAGTTGTATGCGATTCCATACACGAGTATTAGCATCTTGGATTTACTTTTGCATACTTCTCAATTTCCCAAATATTAAACTGTGGGATAGGACCTCTCCCCATCTTGCTATTCTCCTTCACGGAGATAATTTCTATCGAAAAAGGGAGAGGTTTATAGTAATAGGTGAATGACAATGTGCTGGTATGTGCAATGGCTGCTCAGTCAATGTATTCAGTGTGCAAATAACGTGTGTTATTCTTCTAACATGGTACAGAAGATTGTTTTAGGATAGGAAAACAGTAATATGTGAATCCGCTCACAGTGGTTTCTGGAATGGGGGTAGGGGTGGGAAAACAACCCTTCAGTGGGAGCAAATCATGGTCAGCAGTTGAGAAACTGCCAAGCCATTTCAGGTTAGCATACAATGTTGGGAAAGGGGATCCAGTCTCTTAAGGGACAGTATGAAACACTTGGCCTAGAAAGCTTACCCATAACCAAGAGATCTCCTGCACTTGCTCATAGGGAGTTACATTCAGTCTGTTGTCTCTGTCAGCTTGTTCAGGAGATGTAAAATATGAGATGTTCTCTCTGAAATCACTGCTTAGCTTTTGATGATTGTTCACAGGTATTCTCCTTAGTCCTTTCCCACCTTCGCTTCAACTCCATGTGCCAACATCACTCTACTGCTTTAGCACTGAAGTCCATTGCTGGTGATCCAGCAGCAAAACAGCTTCTGTATAGAGTGGACTCATTCAAGTGCTTTTGCTCACCTGCCCACTTCTGGGAAAATTTAGGATAGCAACCTTTATACACTGGAATGGGGGCAAAGCAAAATTATGGTGAGAACAAGCTTTCCTCTTGAAAACTGCACATGGTAGGTAgttccttcatcctcttcctgACATGTTAAAGAAGGTGGAGAGAAGAGGTGGTCCTTAACCCAATTCTGACCCATTCATAATGACTTCAGTTATATTTTGCTCCATACGGAGAAGAATAATGAGGTCCCTGTATCATTTTATCTACATATAGGAAAATGGCAGAGTGTGGAGAAGAACAGACTattcgggggggagggggaagccaAACGAAATGAataaggctgtatctacactgcagaagtttaatacttctttaa from Sceloporus undulatus isolate JIND9_A2432 ecotype Alabama chromosome 6, SceUnd_v1.1, whole genome shotgun sequence carries:
- the LOC121932486 gene encoding protein shisa-7-like isoform X1; translated protein: MYQLLTVMLYATLEALAGRTALAVIQVPHHTNQSWGLPSLLAHLKRLTSSNTNATMSASRVRPSETCQGYYDVMGQYDAAFNCTTGGYRFCCGTCQYRFCCDDRSRRLEQGKCRDSPQWFATTVAGTATNGPDSSNGSKQQGNSTVYVICGVISFTLAVGVGLKFFFSKASRRPHGRELNVPRALVDILRHQAGTTSCSERNNSLVINSNFQDNGSARPPKNLYNPVKPSKSSHDNMHHNYIHLNVNSPKHHTATLDWHMNHTPSHSSTKYNTLSCSRSFHNLSHLPPSYETAVKSELNRYSSLKRLAAEKDLDEFYAKRRHLAELTRGTLPLHAMKMNYDRDDYSEKSHNPRRVMSQEHILSDGGSGGGTYRPSHYDYTIPRERVISHERLLSRENLHSQERLLSPERLHQRTGPFQEMHLGHQKALSQTNVCASSTPMLEHHHMIMKNSHPTSNNSPKTTAPWEASTSQAATRRQGFAAKRQSTIDQVQFLPGLHPTQHLPTGSKNEVTV
- the LOC121932486 gene encoding protein shisa-7-like isoform X3 encodes the protein MGQYDAAFNCTTGGYRFCCGTCQYRFCCDDRSRRLEQGKCRDSPQWFATTVAGTATNGPDSSNGSKQQGNSTVYVICGVISFTLAVGVGLKFFFSKASRRPHGRELNVPRALVDILRHQAGTTSCSERNNSLVINSNFQDNGSARPPKNLYNPVKPSKSSHDWHMNHTPSHSSTKYNTLSCSRSFHNLSHLPPSYETAVKSELNRYSSLKRLAAEKDLDEFYAKRRHLAELTRGTLPLHAMKMNYDRDDYSEKSHNPRRVMSQEHILSDGGSGGGTYRPSHYDYTIPRERVISHERLLSRENLHSQERLLSPERLHQRTGPFQEMHLGHQKALSQTNVCASSTPMLEHHHMIMKNSHPTSNNSPKTTAPWEASTSQAATRRQGFAAKRQSTIDQVQFLPGLHPTQHLPTGSKNEVTV
- the LOC121932486 gene encoding protein shisa-7-like isoform X2, producing MGQYDAAFNCTTGGYRFCCGTCQYRFCCDDRSRRLEQGKCRDSPQWFATTVAGTATNGPDSSNGSKQQGNSTVYVICGVISFTLAVGVGLKFFFSKASRRPHGRELNVPRALVDILRHQAGTTSCSERNNSLVINSNFQDNGSARPPKNLYNPVKPSKSSHDNMHHNYIHLNVNSPKHHTATLDWHMNHTPSHSSTKYNTLSCSRSFHNLSHLPPSYETAVKSELNRYSSLKRLAEKDLDEFYAKRRHLAELTRGTLPLHAMKMNYDRDDYSEKSHNPRRVMSQEHILSDGGSGGGTYRPSHYDYTIPRERVISHERLLSRENLHSQERLLSPERLHQRTGPFQEMHLGHQKALSQTNVCASSTPMLEHHHMIMKNSHPTSNNSPKTTAPWEASTSQAATRRQGFAAKRQSTIDQVQFLPGLHPTQHLPTGSKNEVTV